One genomic region from Daphnia magna isolate NIES linkage group LG10, ASM2063170v1.1, whole genome shotgun sequence encodes:
- the LOC116931568 gene encoding LOW QUALITY PROTEIN: guanine nucleotide exchange protein smcr8a (The sequence of the model RefSeq protein was modified relative to this genomic sequence to represent the inferred CDS: deleted 2 bases in 2 codons), whose amino-acid sequence MAGHQTIKDFILISEFCEVEGPRCVMTIPTTLPHLNNNEHFNLDEFLLYIMTTDYQNFPGEKWEEVSDVPCIRTNIIQNFHAILHYFTLKDPQARGGVRPSCIAYITQNQTKLYRLKSEILNSLNMSAQIFKNANVNWMRSLGQDIGVQENQSVANLLDKWKDLIQPAAEIWDQEKKLKPWHMLCPVGVSIVISGLLFVYKIWSRTLEDQILDPKVISSTYDLFTNVNPDDVDFQNVISQLNGIIL is encoded by the exons ATGGCTGGTCATCAGACAATCAAGGACTTCATTCTAATT AGTGAATTCTGCGAAGTCGAAGGGCCTCGATGTGTTATGACTATTCCTACAACTCTACCTCATTTGAATAATAACGAACATTTCAATCTGgatgaatttttactttatataATGACCACAGATTACCAGAATTTTCCAGG agaAAAATGGGAGGAGGTGTCTGATGTGCCTTGTATTCGGACCAACATCATTCAGAATTTCCACGCCATCCTGCACTATTTCACC TTAAAGGATCCTCAAGCAAGAGGTGGTGTCCGCCCATCTTGCATAGCCTATATCACCCAAAATCAAACCAAGCTTTATCGTCTGAAGAGTGAAATCCTCAATAGTCTTAATATGTCTGCCCAAATATTCAAGAATGCTAATGTAAATTGGATGAGAAGTTTAGGACAAGATATTGGAGTGCAG GAGAATCAAAGTGTGGCAAATTTGCTTGATAAATGGAAAGACCTTATTCAGCCAGCAGCTGAGATTTGGGATcaagagaaaaaattaaaaccatGGCATATGCTTTGTCCTGTAGGGGTTTCAATTGTGATATCAGGATTATTGTTTGTTTATAAAATATGGTCTAGGACACTAGAGGACCAAATTTTGGACCCAAAGGTGATAAGTTCAACATACGATTTGTTTACTAATGTAAACCCTGATGACGTTGATTTCCAAAATGTAATATCTCAACTAAATGGTATTATTCTGTGA
- the LOC116931560 gene encoding coatomer subunit alpha, giving the protein MLTKFETKSARVKGLSFHPKRPWILTSLHSGVIQLWDYRMCALLDKFDEHDGPVRGICFHSQQPLFVSGGDDYKIKVWNYKLRRCQFTLSGHMDYIRTTVFHHEYPWILSASDDQTIRIWNWQSRACVSVLTGHNHYVMCAQFHPSEDLIVSASLDQTVRVWDISGLRKKNVAPGPGGLDDHLRNPGATDLFGQADAVVRHVLEGHDRGVNWAAFHPTLPLVISGADDRQIKLWRMSESKAWEVDTCRGHYNNVSCVLFHPKQELILSNSEDKSIRVWDLTKRTCLNTFRREHDRFWVMAAHPTLGLFAAGHDSGMVIFKLERERPAYSLHGNLLFYVKERTLRRLDLTTSKDTGLLQLRGNARTPIHSISYNPAEQAVLVVTRAANLENSIYELYSVPVDADCPQDGGDGKRSTGVTAIWVARNRFAVLDRNHTIVIKNEKNEVSKKIQTPPCDEIFYAGTGCVLLRDTEGLTLFDIQQKRSAGQVKMTKCRHVVWSADMSHVALLGKHVLTIANRRLEVLCTIQENARLKSATWEDSGVLIYTTSHHIKYSLINGDHGIIRTLDLPVYLTRVKGKAIYCLDRDARPRMFQVDPTEYCFKLALVNRKYDEVLHMVRHAKLVGQSIIAYLQQKGYPEVALHFVKDEKTRLALALQCGNIEAALEAAKALDDKYCWEKLGEAALLQGNHQVVEMCYQRTKNFNKLAFLYLITGNLDKLKKMMKIAEIRKDTSGQYQSALLLGDMQERVKVLRNCGQTSLAFLTAATHGLNEEAEQLQQQLEAAGQPVPKTNPSAVFLQPPPPIAQAESNWPLLTVSKGFFDGAMAARTIASGSAIVAEEDTGEPDGWGDDADLGLDDEDKPAGSAGDVGSGDEEGGWEVGDEDLELPSDLSVAAHGGEDEDRGYYVPPTRGQPPMQGWATHSQLVVDHASAGSYESAFRLLNDQIGVVNFAPFKPLFTAAFAKSRTMFAGLPNLPSLSAYPQRNWREVAASSKVHGLPALGVRLADLAQRLQICYQLTTAGKFNEAVDRFRLLLLNVPLLVVDNKEEVRKAQELISICREYIVGLSMEAARKDLPKESLEDQKRSCEMAAYFTHSELQPIHQILTLRTALNLSFKLKNFRTAASFARRLLELGPKPEVAQQTRKILQACDKGANDEVQLHYDEHNPFNLCAKTYTPIYRGKPEEKCPLCSSVYQPSLKGTLCQVCTVAEIGKDCIGLRISTSQFR; this is encoded by the exons ATGCTTACTAAATTTGAAACAAAGTCGGCCAGAGTTAAAGGTCTTTCATTCCATCCTAAACGACCATGGATTCTCACGAG TTTGCATAGCGGAGTTATTCAGCTATGGGATTATCGCATGTGTGCTCTACTGGATAAATTCGACGAGCACGATGGGCCTGTACGTGGAATCTGTTTCCATAGTCAGCAGCCCCTTTTTGTCTCTGGTGGTGATGATTACAAAATCAAG GTCTGGAACTACAAGTTAAGGCGCTGTCAGTTCACGCTGTCTGGCCACATGGACTATATTCGCACCACAGTCTTCCATCATGAATATCCCTGGATTTTGAGTGCCTCTGATGATCAAACTATAAGAATCTGGAACTGGCAGAGCAGAGCATGTGTTTCTGTTCTAACTGGCCATAACCACTATGTTATGTGTGCCCAGTTTCATCCTAGTGAAGACCTGATTGTTTCTGCATCTTTGGATCAGACTGTCAGAGTTTGGGATATTTCTG GtctaagaaaaaagaatgtcGCACCGGGTCCTGGAGGACTTGATGACCACCTACGTAATCCTGGGGCTACCGACTTATTCGGTCAAGCCGACGCAGTAGTTCGCCATGTTTTGGAGGGTCATGATCGAGGGGTTAATTGGGCAGCATTCCACCCGACACTTCCGTTGGTCATATCCGGTGCAGACGATCGTCAAATCAAACTATGGCGAATGAGCGAATCTAAG GCATGGGAAGTCGATACCTGCCGAGGTCACTACAACAACGTATCTTGCGTCTTATTCCACCCTAAACAAGAGTTGATCCTTTCGAATTCGGAAGACAAGAGTATTCGCGTGTGGGATCTGACGAAGCGAACGTGTCTGAATACCTTCCGCCGCGAACATGACCGTTTCTGGGTGATGGCCGCCCATCCGACCTTGGGTCTTTTCGCAGCCG GACATGATTCCGGAATGGTGATCTTCAAACTAGAGCGAGAAAGACCTGCTTACAGTTTGCATGGCAACCTGCTATTTTACGTCAAGGAACGTACTCTCCGACGACTCGATCTTACTACATCGAAGGATACTGGTTTGCTGCAACTGAGAGGCAATGCTCGTACGCCAATCCATAGTATCTCTTACAATCCGGCCGAGCAAGCCGTTCTCGTGGTCACTCGAGCAGCAAACCTGGAAAATTCCATTTACGAGCTATACTCGGTGCCAGTAGATGCCGATTGCCCTCAAGATGGTGGCGATGGAAAACGCTCGACGGGTGTAACGGCCATTTGGGTTGCTCGTAACCGCTTCGCCGTCTTGGACCGCAATCATACG ATTGtcataaaaaatgaaaagaatgaaGTGAGCAAGAAAATCCAAACACCCCCGTGTGATGAAATCTTCTACGCTGGAACTGGGTGCGTTTTACTTCGTGATACCGAAGGTCTTACCCTCTTTGATATCCAGCAGAAACGAAGTGCCGGACAG GTTAAAATGACGAAATGTCGCCATGTCGTTTGGTCGGCGGACATGAGTCATGTGGCGCTCTTGGGAAAGCACGTTTTGACTATCGCCAATCGTCGTCTAGAAGTGCTGTGCACCATCCAGGAAAATGCAAGACTTAAATCGGCCACCTGGGAAGATTCTGGCGTTCTGATCTACACCACTAGCCATCATATCAAATATTCTTTGATCAACGGCGATCATGGCATCATCCGCACCCTAGATCTACCCGTTTATCTTACACGCGTTAAGGGCAAGGCTATATATTGCCTTGATCGTGATGCTCGCCCACGCATGTTCCAGGTGGACCCCACCGAGTATTGCTTCAAACTGGCTTTGGTGAACCGAAAATACGATGAAGTCTTGCACATGGTTCGACATGCCAAACTTGTCGGGCAATCCATTATCGCCTATTTACAGCAAAAAGGTTATCCGGAAGTTGCGCTTCATTTCGTCAAAGATGAAAAAACTCGTCTGGCTTTGGCTCTTCAGTGTGGCAACATTGAAGCAGCTCTTGAGGCTGCCAAAGCGCTTGACGACAAATATTGTTGGGAGAAACTTGGCGAAGCTGCCCTTTTACAAG GCAACCACCAAGTCGTGGAGATGTGCTATCAACGTACCAAAAACTTTAATAAGCTAGCCTTCTTGTATTTGATCACCGGCAACCTCGATAAActgaagaaaatgatgaagatTGCCGAAATCCGCAAGGACACTTCGGGTCAATATCAGTCGGCTCTTTTGCTCGGTGATATGCAAGAACGAGTTAAGGTCCTTCGTAATTGCGGACAG ACTAGCTTGGCTTTCCTGACCGCGGCCACCCACGGCCTTAATGAGGAAGCCGAGCAGCTACAGCAACAACTTGAAGCAGCCGGGCAACCAGTACCAAAAACAAATCCATCTGCTGTTTTCTTGCAACCTCCTCCTCCAATTGCCCAGGCGGAATCCAACTGGCCCTTGCTGACCGTCTCTAAG GGATTTTTCGATGGAGCCATGGCTGCCCGTACGATTGCCTCAGGATCCGCCATTGTAGCAGAAGAAGACACTGGTGAGCCTGACGGCTGGGGTGATGACGCTGATCTTGGTTTGGACGATGAGGATAAACCAGCAGGATCTGCTGGCGACGTCGGGAGCGGAGATGAAGAAGGCGGCTGGGAAGTGGGCGACGAAGATTTGGAGCTTCCGTCTGATTTGAGTGTTGCTGCTCATGGCGGGGAAGATGAAGACCGTGGATACTATGTGCCACCTACCCGGGGTCAACCGCCTATGCAGGGATGGGCAACTCACTCGCAGTTGGTTGTTGATCACGCTTCGGCTGGCTCCTACGAATCTGCTTTCCGTCTCCTCAACGACCAGATTGGTGTGGTCAATTTTGCGCCATTTAA GCCTCTATTTACCGCAGCCTTCGCCAAATCACGAACTATGTTTGCTGGATTACCCAATCTACCTTCCTTGTCGGCATACCCACAGCGTAACTGGAGGGAAGTTGCTGCTTCATCGAAAGTTCACGGATTACCTGCCCTAGGTGTTCGCCTGGCTGATCTAGCTCAAAGGCTTCAG ATCTGCTACCAACTGACTACTGCGGGTAAATTCAACGAGGCCGTTGACCGATTCCGTCTCCTTTTGTTGAACGTCCCGCTGTTGGTGGTCGacaacaaagaagaagttCGCAAAGCCCAGGAATTAATATCCATCTGCCGGGAGTACATTGTCGGCCTCAGCATGGAAGCCGCTCGGAAAGATTTGCCCAAGGAGAGTTTAGAGGATCAAAAGCGTAGCTGTGAAATGGCGGCTTATTTCACCCACTCGGAACTGCAGCCTATCCATCAGATTCTTACTCTGAGAACGGCGCTTAATCTTAGTTTCAAACTCAAGAACTTTCGCACAGCGGCTTCCTTTGCCCGTCGCCTGCTGGAACTTGGACCTAAGCCCGAAGTAGCCCAACAGACACGCAAAATACTACAG GCTTGCGACAAAGGTGCAAACGACGAAGTTCAACTTCATTACGATGAGCACAACCCATTCAATTTGTGTGCCAAAACTTACACACCAATCTACCGCGGCAAGCCGGAAGAAAAGTGCCCGCTTTGCAGTTCAGTCTACCAGCCTTCATTAAAGGGAACTCTTTGTCAAGTTTGCACTGTTGCTGAAATTGGAAAGGATTGCATCGGCTTGCGAATAAGCACCTCCCAATTCCGATAG
- the LOC116931567 gene encoding GDP-D-glucose phosphorylase 1, translated as MEFYFDDNDFIWSVRTTDGKLVKSQFDSLLQKRWKSASEAGVCRYQLTNLQTKVLSGTFGFVAQLNANRATQRRVPQNLQKVNNSFDPIEFNFNKVAAQEVLLKPVHKEASGKMEDNAAVIINVSPLEFGNSLLVPSVTANIPQRVTQEGLDLLVRLMLLSSDVNLKAGFNSPGGYASVNHQHYHLYYLRERLYLEKASVEHIAGPCFALTDFPSKGFAFQLHNDPALLAKNVFILVSYLCANEIAHNLFVTRGKRFDETPTDAYDTIRVFVWAREASFGVKEEIGFNPALCELAGHLLIKEPLAYEVVTEKDAAEMLDSITRPWYHQVRENIHNLFLAT; from the exons ATGGAGTTTTATTTTGACGACAACGATTTCATATGGAGCGTTCGTACTACCGACGGAAAACTGGTTAAAAGTCAGTTCGATAGTCTCTTGCAAAAGCGATGGAAAAGTGCTTCGGAGGCTGGCGTTTGCCGGTATCAACTGACTAATCTGCAGACCAAAGTTCTTTCCGGTACGTTTGGATTCGTGGCACAG CTGAATGCAAACAGAGCTACTCAACGGAGGGTACCTCAAAACTTGCAGAAAGTCAACAACTCTTTTGATCCAATCGAGTTCAACTTCAACAAAGTTGCAGCACAAGAGGTTTTGTTGAAGCCAGTCCATAAAGAAGCTTCTGGCAAAATGGAGGACAATGCTGCTGTTATAATCAATGTTAGTCCTTTAGAGTTTGGCAACAGTCTACTTGTCCCTAGTGTGACAGCAAACATCCCTCAAAGAGTCACTCAAGAGGGACTTGATCTCCTTGTGAGGCTAATGCTTCTCAGCAGTGATGT GAATTTAAAGGCTGGTTTCAACAGCCCTGGAGGTTATGCATCTGTTAATCATCAACACTATCATCTCTACTATCTCAGGGAGAGACTCTACCTAGAAAAAGCG agtGTAGAACATATTGCTGGGCCGTGTTTTGCGCTAACTGATTTTCCATCCAAAGGATTTGCTTTTCAACTTCACAACGATCCAGCTCTTCTTgccaa GAACGTATTCATTCTGGTGTCATACCTTTGTGCAAATGAAATTGCTCACAATCTGTTTGTGACGCGAGGAAAACGTTTCGACGAAACACCTACGGATGCCTATGATACAATACGAGTGTTCGTCTGGGCTAGGGAAGCCTCTTTCG GagtcaaagaagaaattggtttCAATCCTGCTCTTTGCGAATTAGCCGGACACCTTTTAATCAaag AACCTCTAGCGTACGAAGTCGTGACAGAAAAAGATGCTGCCGAAATGCTCGACAGCATCACTAGGCCCTGGTACCATCAAGTCCGCGAAAATATACACAATCTCTTTCTTGCTACGTAG
- the LOC116931566 gene encoding TWiK family of potassium channels protein 7 isoform X2 gives MSENRGHHHRSMSMRDRDHHHVIHHHRDPRLRRGYLPPAGPDPDSWFYKLKEFARKLIAFLFGHVGICGLVVGYIIMGAFAFMAIESEDQKRQYEDVVRVREATIQNLWNITHQLNVLYPSEWNESVSIQVQLFQQKIVQFVMEGYDGKNYVNQTRSQQNGATDAGGGDAATTGAWSFSASFLYCLTVITTIGYGNIAPRTVMGKMVTIVYAMVGMPLFLLYVSNMGDFLATCFRWGYVNLCKCTCFSRPVHHGAQRGARRRISQRSGAARQDLIQQQQQYDPAASIHQRRIGGADYDIELQPGAPYDAIHHVVSVHPAHQPAPQPDYQTATVPITISLTVMVSYMVGGAVLFQQWETDWDYLDGSYFCFISLSTTGFGDLVPGDKINSSSGVELSLIFCSMYLIIGMALIAMCFNLMQEEVIAKVRKLGQLLGCIKPGEE, from the exons ATGTCGGAAAACAGAGGTCACCATCATAGATCCATGTCTATGAGGGACAGGGACCATCACCACGTGATACATCATCACCGGGACCCGCGTTTGAGAAGGGGCTACCTGCCACCTGCCGGTCCCGATCCCGATTCGTGGTTTTATAAGTTGAAAGAATTCGCTCGTAAATTGATTGCGTTCCTGTTCGGTCACGTGGGCATTTGCGGACTGGTCGTCGGTTACATCATCATGGGAGCGTTCGCTTTCATGGCCATCGAATCAGAGGACCAGAAACGACAGTACGAGGATGTGGTGCGCGTCCGCGAGGCTACCATTCAAAATTTATGGAACATCACGCACCAACTGAACGTTCTGTATCCGAGCGAATGGAACGAATCGGTATCCATTCAAGTGCAGCTGTTCCAGCAAAAAATAGTTCAATTCGTCATGGAAGGCTATGACGGCAAAAATTACGTCAACCAAACGCGATCTCAACAGAACGGAGCAACAGATGCCGGCGGAGGCGACGCTGCAACAACGGGCGCTTGGTCCTTTTCAGCCTCTTTCCTCTACTGTCTCACAGTCATCACAACCATCg GTTACGGCAATATCGCTCCGCGGACTGTGATGGGCAAAATGGTGACGATCGTTTACGCAATGGTGGGCATGCCGCTGTTCCTGCTCTACGTCTCAAACATGGGCGATTTCCTGGCCACGTGTTTCCGATGGGGTTACGTCAACCTGTGCAAGTGCACCTGTTTCAGTCGGCCCGTCCATCACGGCGCCCAGCGCGGAGCCAGGCGGAGGATTAGCCAACGATCGGGAGCCGCCCGGCAAGATTTAatccagcaacaacagcaataCGATCCCGCCGCGTCTATCCATCAGCGGCGAATAGGTGGCGCTGATTACGACATCGAATTGCAGCCAGGTGCGCCTTACGACGCTATCCATCACGTCGTTTCCGTCCATCCAGCTCATCAGCCAGCACCTCAGCCGGACTATCAGACGGCCACCGTGCCCATCACTATCTCGCTGACGGTGATGGTGAGTTACATGGTCGGCGGCGCGGTCCTGTTCCAGCAATGGGAAACCGATTGGGACTACCTGGACGGCTCCTATTTCTGTTTCATCAGTTTGAGCACGACGGGCTTCGGAGACTTGGTGCCCGGCGACAAGATAAACAGCTCGTCCGGCGTTGAACTGTCGCTCATTTTTTGCTCCATGTACCTCATCATTGGCATGGCTCTCATCGCCATGTGTTTCAATCTGATGCAGGAGGAAGTCATCGCCAAAGTACGTAAACTTGGCCAACTTCTTGGCTGCATTAAACCTGGCGAAGAATAA
- the LOC116931566 gene encoding potassium channel subfamily K member 18 isoform X1: protein MSSDFEIDNSAGQTGATGLNHNQWNVVAGDSSSDAQHLRSGRSTQQPCSCCTRCWTTGCTWLTSALGVSLLLFVYLITGAVMFMVLGNHETMASSDHSRAQTTGHVRPGHHHHADPDARLLDKTMATVDRLWSITEDLNILYRDNWTHLARVEMRHYQDQIVRTLRQIMLEERYSFRQTWTFPMSLLYALTLITTIGYGFYTPTTVLARSLTTGYSLLGIPLFLLYLSVVGERLARIINRMTLSCCCCCNDNVAGPAGDDEEDEENGNGRPGRRRLGAYRQYSDVTLALQPVSLRGAGSNGHVSQQETASSSATVQQPFKSDAIIAGRHLSASIGCSNSSDTTQVPLLVCAGLLAVFVGLASFLLVLFEPQLGFFGSLHLTINLLMTLGFAGNLLPGMSAETAAPIEGGGAGAGGGGNHRDDKSQAVGSQISLVIVACLILVGTTLLSSSFSVLMDNLSLAKSPGGSTADGASSREARPAPNSATCYHHMPSPNRQFS, encoded by the exons ATGAGTTCCGATTTCGAGATTGACAACAGCGCAGGCCAAACAGGTGCGACGGGGCTCAATCATAATCAATGGAACGTCGTGGCCGGCGACTCGTCGTCGGATGCTCAACACTTGCGATCGGGTCGATCGACGCAACAGCCATGCAGTTGCTGCACCCGTTGCTGGACAACCGGCTGCACGTGGCTGACGTCTGCGCTGGGCGTGTCGCTCCTATTATTCGTCTACCTGATAACGGGAGCCGTCATGTTCATGGTGCTGGGCAATCACGAAACGATGGCGTCATCCGATCATTCGAGAGCCCAGACGACTGGACACGTCCGCCCTGGACACCACCACCACGCCGATCCTGACGCTCGTCTGCTAGACAAAACAATGGCGACGGTCGATCGGCTGTGGTCCATCACAGAGGATTTGAATATCCTGTACAGGGACAATTGGACGCATTTGGCCAGGGTCGAAATGCGGCATTACCAGGATCAAATAGTGCGCACCTTGCGGCAAATCATGCTGGAAGAACGCTATTCCTTCCGGCAAACGTGGACCTTCCCCATGTCCCTGCTCTACGCTCTGACGCTCATCACTACCATcg GATACGGATTTTACACGCCGACTACTGTGCTGGCCAGGAGTTTGACGACTGGCTATTCTTTACTGGGCATTCCGCTTTTCCTGCTTTACTTGTCTGTGGTCGGTGAACGGCTGGCCAGGATTATCAATCGAATGACGTTGtcgtgttgttgctgctgcaacGACAACGTTGCCGGACCGGCAGGCGAcgatgaagaagacgaagaaaatgggAACGGCCGTCCTGGTCGGCGGAGGCTCGGCGCCTATCGACAGTACAGTGACGTCACGCTGGCCCTGCAGCCCGTGTCGTTGCGGGGAGCCGGAAGCAACGGCCATGTTTCCCAGCAAGAGACGGCCTCTTCTTCGGCAACCGTCCAGCAGCCCTTCAAAAGCGACGCAATCATAGCCGGCAGGCATTTAAGCGCTTCCATCGGCTGCTCTAACTCATCGGATACGACTCAAGTGCCTCTGCTGGTCTGCGCTGGACTGTTGGCCGTCTTCGTCGGTCTGGCCAGCTTCCTCCTAGTTTTATTCGAACCGCAGCTCGGCTTCTTTGGCAGCCTCCATTTGACCATCAACCTGCTGATGACGTTGGGATTCGCCGGCAATTTACTGCCGGGCATGAGCGCCGAAACGGCCGCGCCGATCGAAGGAGGAGGAGCGGGAGCGGGAGGAGGTGGTAACCATCGCGACGACAAGAGTCAGGCCGTCGGATCGCAAATTTCGCTCGTTATCGTCGCCTGTCTCATTCTGGTGGGCACGACCCTCTTGTCGTCTTCTTTCAGCGTCCTCATGGATAACCTCAGTCTGGCCAAATCGCCAGGTGGCAGCACCGCAGACGGCGCTAGTTCGAGAGAAGCCAGGCCGGCGCCCAATTCCGCCACTTGCTATCACCACATGCCCTCTCCCAATCGACAATTTTCATAG
- the LOC123476785 gene encoding uncharacterized protein LOC123476785 has translation MKVLMVSGLMAVTLIVQIQATGYEAKPYPSYPSPGDSAHSSDKSSEEQTGEPYSFGYHIRDEPSYNLFGQQEEKTDGKKVSGSYYVNLPDGRHQMVNYKDDGYGYVADVKYEDIKYPSAPSYAKYKREVQHNNDAPSYPSRTLYYPTTPSYRSAPTYPTYKGGATYNQDAPSYPKND, from the exons atgaag gttTTAATGGTCTCCGGTTTGATGGCTGTCACCCTGATCGTTCAAATTCAAGCAACTGGATATGAAGCCAAGCCTTATCCATCATATCCTTCTCCGGGTGATTCTGCGCATTCATCAGATAAATCATCTGAGGAA CAAACGGGAGAGCCTTATTCGtttggttatcacatcagagaTGAGCCGTCTTACAATCTGTTTGGTCAGCAGGAAGAGAAAACTGATGGCAAGAAAGTATCGGGTTCCTATTACGTCAATTTGCCAGACGGCCGTCACCAGATGGTCAATTACAAGGACGACGGTTATGGTTATGTCGCTGACGTTAAATACGAAGACATCAAGTACCCCAGTGCTCCGTCCTACGCCAAGTATAAGCGTGAAGTCCAACATAATAACGACGCTCCTTCCTACCCCAGTAGAACCCTTTACTACCCTACTACACCTTCCTATCGTTCTGCTCCAACCTACCCCACGTACAAAGGCGGAGCGACGTACAATCAGGACGCTCCTTCCTACCCGAAAAATGACTAA